The stretch of DNA GACGCCCGTCGTTACACCGGTCCTCGATCCGAGGCGTTCGAGGGTCGACCTGCGAGACCTCCTGGAATATCTAGATCCGGACGACCTGAAGGCCGGGATCACGCTGACTGGCCGGTACAACAGGACGGTGTACCAGGCGACCCTGAAAAGCGACGGTGAACTCGATGTCTTGGGCCGTCTGTGGCGTACTCCGACCACCGCAGCCAGGGTTGCGACGGGCAGCCGCCAGATCGACGGTTGGGATTTCTGGCGGCTGACCATCGCCGGGGTGGAGCAGACCCTCGCCGAGTTCCGCGCCAAGCACTTCCCGCCTGCCACTCGACCCTGAAACGGCTGAGGTAGGGCCTCCGGTCCGGACGGAGTGAACCGTTCCGGGTTCGGTAGAGGCTCGATTTCGTGTAAGGATTCGAGTCATGGCACGTCCCTCGTCCTACCCGCCTGAGCTGCGCCGTCGTGCGGTGCGCATGGTCGCCGAGGTCCTTGGCGACTACCCGAACGAGTCGGCCGCACTGCGGGCCGTCGCGGAGAAACTCGGCATCGGCTCCGCCGAGACGTTGCGCAACTGGGTTCGGCGCGACCAGGTCGACTCCGGGCAGCGCCCCGGCACGACCACGGAGGAGTCCGCGCAGATCAAGGCGATGAAGAAGGAGATCGCCGAACTCAAGCGCGCCAACGACATCCTGAAGGCCGCGGCGGTGAACTCAACCGGTCAGCGCAACACCCGAGGTGGTGAAGGGTGTGGTGTATGGCGAGAATGGGTCGTCCGGGCATGTCGGACGCGCAGAAGCGGGAGTTGTGGGACCGCTGGAAGGCCGGCGAGTCGATCAGTGAGATCTCCCGTGCCCTCGGCAGGCCACCGGGGTCAATCTTCACGATCGTCAAGGCCAACGGCGGATACGTTCCACCTGTCCGACGCCGTCGGCCTGGCTCGCTGACCTTCGCCGAACGGGAGTCGATCTCCCGTGGTCTGGCCCGGGGCGACTCGATCCGCAAGATAGCCCGCACCCTGGAACGTGCCGTCTCGACCGTCAGCAGGGAGGTCGCCCGCAACAAGGGAGCCAAGCACTACCGGGCTGTGGATGCGGAGGACCGCGCCTGGGATCGCACCCGACGCCCCAAGCCATGCCTCCTTGCCACCAATGAGCCCCTGCGCGCACTGGTCGCCGAGAAACTGACCGAGGACTGGTCGTCCCAGCAGATAGCCGGCCACCTGGCCAAGACCCAGGCGGTCGGCACGGGCATACGGATCAGCCACGAGACGATCTACAAATCGTTGTTCATCCAGGCCCGGGGAGTGTTGGCCAAGGCCCTGCAGAAGCACCTCAGATCGGGACGACCGACCCGACGCAATATCCACAACACCGTTACTGGTCAATGGCGTTCACAGATCAAGGACACGATCCCCATCCACGAACGCCCCGCCGAGGCGGACGACCGCGCAGTGCCCGGACATTGGGAAGGAGATCTCATCATGGGCAGCGGCGTCACCCAGGTCGCGACCCTCGTCGAGCGCACCACCCGCTTCACCATGCTGGTCCAGCTCGACGCACGCGACACAGCCACCGTCACGGCCAGAGTCTCGACTCAGATGCTCCAACTTCCCGACCAGCTTAGGAAGTCACTGACCTGGGACCGCGGAATGGAGCTGGCCGCCCACAAGAGCGTCACCGCCGCGACCGGCATGGCCGTCTACTTCGCCGACCCCCAGAGCCCATGGCAGCGCGGCACCAATGAGAACACCAACCGCCTCCTGCGCCAGTACCTACCCAAGCGCACTGGACTGGGTCACCTCACCCAAGCCGACCTGGACACCATCGCCCGGCGGTTGAATACGCGCCCCCGGCAGACCCTCGACTTCGACACCCCAGCCGATAGGCTGGAGGCCCTGTTGCGCTGACCGATTGAGTCCACCGCGAGTTTCTTCGCGGCCGAGCTCGACCGGCCACATCTTCGCTCGTAGCGTTCGTCGACGAGCACCGGGACCGCTTCGGCGGCGTCGAGCCGATCTGCCGAGTGCTCACCGAGCACGGCTGCAGCATCGCCCCCTCCACCTACTACACCTTCAACAACCGCACCCCTCGGCCCGTTCGGTCCGCGACACGGAGCTGAAGGAACTGATCACCGCAGCCTACGAGGACAACTTCCGGGTCTACGGGGCCCGCAAGATCTGGCGCGAGCTGAACCGCCGCGGCCACGCGGTGGCCCGCTGCACCATCGAGCGGCTGATGCGCGACCTGGGCATCACCGGAGCCGTCCGCGGCAAGCGCGTGGTCACCACAGTCCCCGACCCGTCCGCCGAACGGGCCCCCGACCTGGTCGACCGCGACTTCGTCGCGTCGGCACCGAACCGGTGCTGGGTCGCGGACTTCACACACGTGGCAGCATTCGCCGGCGTCGTCTACGTCGCGTTCGTCGTGGACACCTTCTCCCGCCGCATCGTCGGCTGGTCCGCCGCGACCACGAAGCAGACCAGGATCGTCCTGGACGCCCTGGAGATGGCCTTGTGGCAGCGTGACCGCGACGGATACCCGCCCAGACGGGGAGAGTTGATACATCACAGCGACGCAGGCAGTCAGCACACGTCTTTCCGCCTGGCCGAGCACCTCGACGCCGCCGGCATCGCCGCCTCCATCGGATCCGTCGGCGACGCCCACGACAACGCCCTCGTGGAGAGCACGATCGGGCTGTTCAAGACCGAGCTGATCAAACCCCGGCGGCCCTGGCCGACCCTCTCGCAAGTCGAGCTCGCCACCGCCGAGTGGGTCGATTGGTACAACCACCGCCGACTCCACGGTGAGATAGGCCACGTCCCACCCACCGAATACGAGACCACCTACCACCTCACAACCGCAAAACCACAGGTCACAACCACAAGCTGAGGTCTCTATCCAACCCGGTGCGGTTCACTTTGCCGACTCGGAATGGGGCGGCACGTACGGTGGGTCATGACGGTCTCCGATCAAGGGACGAGTCCGCCGCCCCTGCACCGCTGTTCTTGGCCGGACACGGTGCAGGGCACGGCTGGTGATGACCACCACCCTCCCGGCTGAGAGCTGCCGAGTGCAGCTCACCAGCCCCGGATCTGGATGTAAGTTCGGTGCCATGGACGAGGACCGGACCGCCACCTGGGCTGAAGGCACGTCGGCCGATTTGGTCGCCGACGCGCATGCCCTCGGGGTGAGCTCGGTCAGCACCCGTATGGTGACCGCCTGGGTGGAGGAGGGGCTGCTCGCCAGCCCCGAGCCGCGCAAGACCACCGCGCACGGTAGCGACCCGCGCGTCTTCCCGCCCGAGCAGCGCGAGCTGTTCACCAAGCTGCTAGAGGCTCGGGAACGGTCCCCGCTGGGGCGCGTTCCCCAGCGCTCGATCGTCCGCGTTGTGCTGTACCTGTGGCTGATCGACGACAGCGTGGTGCTCACCCCGCAGGCGCGCCGTGCTTGGCGCACTCACGCTCGGGCCACTGGTAAGCAGACCGCCGCCAGGCGCAGCGAAACCGCCCGTGCGATCGTCGCGTCGCTCGCTCATCCGTCAGCGACCATCCCACAGCGGCGCGCAGCCCAGCTCGTAATCGAGGAGGGCGAGCGGACGGGCCGGATCGACCTGCCGCGGCTGACATCCGTTCTGACCGAGCTGTGCTCGCCGTGGCCGGCCCAGCCGGGCGCACCGCGAATCGAGCGTGCCATCCCGGGACCGTTCGGACCGGTCACGGTCCAGCACCACATCGCCATGTGGTACGCCAGGCACCAGGCGGTCCGGCAGCTCCGCAACGAGGAAGTCAACGAGGCTGCCTTGATCGGGTGCGCGCCATCCACCGCCCCGAATGGGCCGACTACCAAGCCCGTCGGTCGGCTCTGGCTGCCCAGGCCGGAGCGTTCCCCACGGCTTTCGCCGAGCCCGAGACTCTGGAGGGCCGCGCGATCGAGGCGGTCGACGCCTTCGTAGGCACGCTGGCCGGCGAGCTCGGGCTCATCGAGGCCGCGTTCAACACCGCCGAGACGCTCCGCAACAGGGCGCGTTGGCCGTGATACCAGGACGCCAGCCGCACAGAGAGTCGCTCACTCCTGGTTGACTTCAGAAGGCTCCTCCGTGGCCTCGGAGTCGTCCTCATCCGAGCGTCGCGCTGCGGCCTGGCCGGTGACGAACACGGTGACAATGGCAGCAATGTCTAGCGCTGCCACGACTGCCGCCAGTCCGCCTTCGCCCAGATATGCCAGGTAGGCGGCCAGTGCTCCCAGGAGGAGTACTGCGGCGAGACCACAACCCTGACCGATCCTCGCAAGCCGGAACGGCTGCGTGACGATGCGCTCTTCCATGTCATGTCGATGACGCTGCTCGCGCTCCGCCATGCTGAGGATTCGGTTGGCGGCGCCGGGATGCACCTGCTCGTAGCTCTGGAGCTCCCTTGCATCAGGTAACGGGCCGGAACGGCTCACCGTGACTTGGCGGATCTCATGAAGCTCAGTCTTCATCCCCTGGAGGATCGCCTCGATGATCAAGGCATGTTCCTCTGTGGGTTTAGCCCCGTCACGTTTCAAGCTCACTGGCATTTGCTGCGCTGGAGGCTTGTCTACTTCGCGGCTTTGCTCCGGTCGGTCTCTTCCAAGGCCATCGCCGTGCGAAGGTCCCTGGCCACTGCCTGCCAATCCGACCCCCGGTAAACCCGGGCAGGACTCGGCTGGGCCCTGCGCATGGCTCGATAGGTCCCAAGCCCCGCAACGTCGATAGTCGAGCTGAGGCCCACGACCGTAGGCGAGAGAGCCCGTTTGCGCGGCGATCTCATCGTCGTCTCCTTGTTGGTGGTGCGGCCCACCACCGTAACCTCTGCGGTGTTTGACCGGAATAAGTCCGGTATTCCCGTCCTCTGATCGTATAGCCCTGATACGAGGGCAGCCTGTCGGTCAGGACTCCTCGCCCTATCCACCGTTGCCGTGCCGGAACCGGGACCGAGTCCTCTTGGAGCTTGGCGATCTTACGGATCGACTCAGCCGCAACGTCCTCGGCGAGCACGGTTGGCGACCGCTCAAGATCCTCGGGCCTGGTGCTCGGCTCAGCGCAAGTGGGGGCCCGGCTGGTCTTGCTGCACCTGCTGCGGGCGCAGTTGAAGCGGCTGTCGCTGCTCGGCTGGGCGCTGGGCCGAAGCCTGGACTTGCCGCTGATCGGCGGGCTCGACACGACGGTTCGACGCGCGCCGGGCGGTCCGCGTTGGCTGGCCACTCCCCTGCTGGAGCTGGTCGCGGTGGGCTTGGCGCTCGGCCTGGCGGCCGGCGCGGCGGCGTTCGGCGAGGGTCGGCTGGTGGTGTTCCTCGGTCTGCCGCTGCTCGGGCCGGGCGGCCTCGGCCGTCAGTTGGCCGCGCTCGGCGAGCACCGCGCCGACGGTCTCGGCGACGTGCTGCTGGGCCAGGGCTGCGTCGTCCAGGCGGGGGCGGCCGGTGAGCCAGGTGGCGCCAGTGCGGGCGGCGACGGTGCGCAGGATCTCGGTCTGGTCGGCGTCGGGCAGGGTGCGGTAGACGTCGGCGGCGAGTCGGCGCAGGGCCTGCTGGTCGCTGTCCGCGGTGGCGGGCGCCGGGGTGTTCGGGGTGGTGGCGATGCGGCGGGCGGTGATGGCGGCTTCGGTGGCCGTCCAGTAGGTGTGGTGGCCGGTGCGGCCTTCCTCGATGTAGGGGCCGGCGGGCTGGGCGGCGGTGTCGTCGGTGACGCGGTACTGGTCGCGGTAGGCGGCGACGAAGGCGAGCTGCTGCTGCCAGCGGGCGCGCTGGGTGGGGTCGGTGGGGGCTTCGCCGAGGGTGCGGCTCCACTCCGGGCGCATCTCCGCGGTGCGGTCGCCAAGGGCCGAGACGCGACCCGCGATCAGGGCGGTGCTCTCGGTGAGGTAGTCGTGGTGGCGCTCGTTGGCCGCGGTGGAGTGCGGCACGCCGCTGATCCAGGCGGGGAGGTCGGCGCGGCCGGAGGCGGCGCGGGTGTGGGCGAGGGCTTGCTGCTGGGCGTGCTGGAGGAGTTCGGGCAGCGCGGTGCGGCCGGTCGCCCCGGTGAGGGCGGTCTCGGCGGGGGTGCCGGTGTTCTCGATGGTCTTGAGGGTCCAGGCGAGGGTGCGCCACAGCTCCGCCTCGGCGCCATC from Kitasatospora sp. MMS16-BH015 encodes:
- a CDS encoding transposase; protein product: MVAEVLGDYPNESAALRAVAEKLGIGSAETLRNWVRRDQVDSGQRPGTTTEESAQIKAMKKEIAELKRANDILKAAAVNSTGQRNTRGGEGCGVWREWVVRACRTRRSGSCGTAGRPASRSVRSPVPSAGHRGQSSRSSRPTADTFHLSDAVGLAR
- a CDS encoding IS30 family transposase, with protein sequence MVKANGGYVPPVRRRRPGSLTFAERESISRGLARGDSIRKIARTLERAVSTVSREVARNKGAKHYRAVDAEDRAWDRTRRPKPCLLATNEPLRALVAEKLTEDWSSQQIAGHLAKTQAVGTGIRISHETIYKSLFIQARGVLAKALQKHLRSGRPTRRNIHNTVTGQWRSQIKDTIPIHERPAEADDRAVPGHWEGDLIMGSGVTQVATLVERTTRFTMLVQLDARDTATVTARVSTQMLQLPDQLRKSLTWDRGMELAAHKSVTAATGMAVYFADPQSPWQRGTNENTNRLLRQYLPKRTGLGHLTQADLDTIARRLNTRPRQTLDFDTPADRLEALLR
- a CDS encoding IS3 family transposase — translated: MSPPRVSSRPSSTGHIFARSVRRRAPGPLRRRRADLPSAHRARLQHRPLHLLHLQQPHPSARSVRDTELKELITAAYEDNFRVYGARKIWRELNRRGHAVARCTIERLMRDLGITGAVRGKRVVTTVPDPSAERAPDLVDRDFVASAPNRCWVADFTHVAAFAGVVYVAFVVDTFSRRIVGWSAATTKQTRIVLDALEMALWQRDRDGYPPRRGELIHHSDAGSQHTSFRLAEHLDAAGIAASIGSVGDAHDNALVESTIGLFKTELIKPRRPWPTLSQVELATAEWVDWYNHRRLHGEIGHVPPTEYETTYHLTTAKPQVTTTS
- a CDS encoding DUF2335 domain-containing protein codes for the protein MIIEAILQGMKTELHEIRQVTVSRSGPLPDARELQSYEQVHPGAANRILSMAEREQRHRHDMEERIVTQPFRLARIGQGCGLAAVLLLGALAAYLAYLGEGGLAAVVAALDIAAIVTVFVTGQAAARRSDEDDSEATEEPSEVNQE